Within Synergistaceae bacterium, the genomic segment GAGCAATGGCTTCCCATCCTTGCGATCCCGTTTCTGCCGTGTTTTCCATCTCTTTCTCTTTTGCCTCCCTCGTTGGCAGGTAAAATATACTATAATTAAGTATAACATACGTTATGGGTGAAGCGAGCTATCCGCGTTCCAGCGTTCAGAAGTTCAGAACGTTTTGGCCTTGAGTAGACGCGGAAGAAACCAAAAAAACAGGGAGTCACGCGTGCGGTTTCCTGCTTTTGATTTTCTTGTTTTGCGCACTTTGAAATTGCCGGCTATCCTCGGATGAGGCTCAGTACCGAGGATGAGACTCAATACCGAATAGTTTTCAATATAGCAAGGCACAACAATCACATAGTTCAGCCGCTTGCCACCAGGGTTGGGCAGCTTGATTATGTCAAGGAACTCCTGTGTAACATGCTCTGGCATATTTTCAGTCATAATGATGCCTCTATTTTTGAAATCAAAAATTCCCGCTTGCCATCCAAAACGTCCATCGCGTTCGAACAATCGTCCGGGGCGCAGCAGTTCTCACATTTCGGAAGCGTTTTGTATCCGCCGCGAAGTTGATTCAGTCGAAATTCGCGCAATATTCCCCCGTTCCACATTTGTTCGAGCGTTGATGTGTGAACGTTACCGAGTGTCACGGGACGGTAGATTGCGTCACACGGGTGAACGTCGCCGCTGGGCCACACGCACAGTTGGTAGAACGGAAACGGACAGACAAAACGCGGCGCGTGTTTGTTACCGTAACGGTCGCTGAGCGCGGCGGATCGCGGAACGTCAACGGCGTGGTATACGGGCTGAACGTGTTCGACGTACATTCGGTCGCATATATCGCCGAATATTTTATAAAACCGTTCCTCGCCACCGTCGGGTAGCGCAACGTCCATAACCTTGACGAACAGCCCCATACCGCCGCGCTTGTGCCGATAGAAATATTCCAGTTCCCCGCGCAGTTTTTCTACATCGACCGCAACGCCGCACGTGTCTCGGTAATTTTGTGGGTCAAGTCCCTGCAAAGATACGCGTAGATTTGTCAGTCCCGAGTCTATCAGCGCGTCTGAATATCCCTTCGTGAGCAAACTGCCATTGCTGATTATCTCGTAGCGTCCAGCAAGGTCGTTATCCGACGCGAGTTTGATCATCTGAGGAAGCTGCATGTTAAGCAGCGGTTCGCCCTGCGACACGAATAACATTACCTTGTACGGGTCAAACGCCTTGCTTTGCTCCACGATTTTACGCATAGTGTCAAGGCTCATAAAATCGTTCTCTATGCCGTACACCTCGCGAAGCTCGTCCTTTTTCATGCTGTGGGCGCAGTAAGTGCAACGGAAATTACATGCGTTGCTCGGAAAAACATACAGCGACAACGGAGATTTCAGCGGTACGGTTTCCGCAAGCGGCACTCTGTCGAACGCGCCCGCAATGGGTTTGATGTGTGACGGCATTTTTCTTTGCTCCTTTATATTACACAGTAAAGTACCGTTTCAGCAGCCATACAATAGTAGTGACGTATATACGCTTTATACTCAGGTACAAGTGATTTTATATACTCGCCAATCTCGTAGTAATCGTTCGGCTTATGGTAAATGCAAATGGCCAACTTCGGCTTGTCGCGCTTGATCGTTTCCGTCGCGCCTTTCAGACCTTCCAGCTCCGCGCCCTCTATGTCGAATTTGATGAACGTGACTTTATCTTCGGGCGCGACAACGCTGTCAATAGACCGTGCTTTGATTTCAACAGTGCCTTCGTCTCCGAGACGCGAGCGTGACTTGTTGACCTCACTTGTGATAAATTTAAGCGTTGCGTTCGATGACCAAACCGCCGCTTCTTGTATGTCAACGCAGTCGCATCCGCATTTCAGGGCATTCCGCTTTATGCAGTCAATCGCGCTTCTTTCCGGCTCAAAAGCGTAAATCTTTTTGACAGACGGCGCTTTTTTAAGCAATATTTCACTGATTTCAAAATCGAGGCACCCACCGTCTATGAACACTTCATCACTTGCCAGTCGTGGGGTAATTATCTTTTCGTCAAAGTATTGATCCATTCGCGGGATTCGTCGTCACAAAGCCAGTCGTAAACCGCTTTCTCAGGGTCAGTCAGTGTGTTTGTCACAATGTTTTTCCTCCGAATAAAGTGTTTTTCCTCCGAATAAATTGATGAGTTTGTCGCTGTCTTTATCCAAATAGTCGGCGTCGTGCGTACCGTAATCCGGCGAGTTGCAGACGGCGCAGCACTTGTTTCGGCGCCTGCCGCCAATTTGCAGCCGCAGGAATTCGCGGCGCGTGTCGCCGTTCCAAATCTCGCTGAAACTCTCGCGCAGGATATTGCCGAAAATCACGGGAGCTTCGACCGCACAGCAACCGCCGACATCGCCGCCAGGCATAATCACCGCCATATAGAACGGCATGGCGCAAATGTTGACGCTCATCGCTTTTTGTTCCGTGTCTTTACCGAGCGTCAAGTCCCCGCCGAGCGTGCCGTGGTCAATCAGTCGTATGAACGGGTACAAATGTTCTACAACCGCCGTATCGCTTATGCCGTCAAAGATTTTGTGAAATTTTTCTGCGTCGTTTTGCTCATCGAGAGCGATGTCTATAATCTTAACATATAAGTCAGTCTCGCGCTTTTGTTGGTAAAAATATTCGTTATTGCCGACAAATTCATTAAAGTCAACATCAACTCCACACACACGCTTATAGGCGTCCGCGTCGCATCCTTGCAGTGAAATCCGCATACGGTCAAGACCCGCTTCAATTAGCGCGTCCGACATCTCGCGTGTCAGCAGACTGCCGTTAGTCACAATTTCAACGCGCTCCGCGATATTGTGCTGTTTCGCGAGTTTGACCATATCAGCAATTCTCGGATGCGTCAGCGGCTCTCCGTGACCCGCGAAGATGAGCGCTTTTAGGGGCGTTGGCTGCTTGGTGAATTCGCTTACGGCGCGTTCATACGTCTCGAACGACATATTCTGTTTGACGAAATCCATCTCACGAAGCTGCTCCGCCGAGAGACTATGCACGCAGTAGTTACAGCGAAAGTTGCAACAGTACGACGGAAAAATATGCACAGACATCGGGGAGGCAAGCGGCAGTTGGTCAATTAGCAATGTACGGGCCGGTATACTCATAACGTAACTTCTTTGGAAAGAGACATGGGAAGGGATTTGGGAAGAGATTTGGAAAGAGACAAGCGCTTCAAAATTTCATCAGCATTCTCGTCAAGAATCTCCTCCGGCGTATTGATATCGTATTTTGCTCCGCAACCCTCGCATAACGATATGCTTTCCGACCCTTTCGTCAAGTTTTGACGTAAGAGGTTCAGTCGTTTTTCTCCGAACCATATGTCTTTGAGCGAAGAGTCGCGTATGTTTCCGATTGAATCCGTACGCGGTTTGCCGAGTGCAATACACGAAAAAACATCGCCCTCACAGTCGATGTGCAACTGATAGAACATACACGCACAAACTTTTCTGCGCTGAATCCTCTCTCCGAACAGCGAGGTGTGAAAATCTATAAAACCGTTGTAATCGCCCATTTGTTGTTGTGTCGAGACAAGATTTTCGACGAACATATTGTCGCATATGTCTCCGAACATAGCGAAAAAGCGTTCCCTGTCGCCGGCATTTTCGAGAATATTGTCGACAGTC encodes:
- a CDS encoding radical SAM protein, whose protein sequence is MPSHIKPIAGAFDRVPLAETVPLKSPLSLYVFPSNACNFRCTYCAHSMKKDELREVYGIENDFMSLDTMRKIVEQSKAFDPYKVMLFVSQGEPLLNMQLPQMIKLASDNDLAGRYEIISNGSLLTKGYSDALIDSGLTNLRVSLQGLDPQNYRDTCGVAVDVEKLRGELEYFYRHKRGGMGLFVKVMDVALPDGGEERFYKIFGDICDRMYVEHVQPVYHAVDVPRSAALSDRYGNKHAPRFVCPFPFYQLCVWPSGDVHPCDAIYRPVTLGNVHTSTLEQMWNGGILREFRLNQLRGGYKTLPKCENCCAPDDCSNAMDVLDGKREFLISKIEASL
- a CDS encoding FkbM family methyltransferase, which translates into the protein MDQYFDEKIITPRLASDEVFIDGGCLDFEISEILLKKAPSVKKIYAFEPERSAIDCIKRNALKCGCDCVDIQEAAVWSSNATLKFITSEVNKSRSRLGDEGTVEIKARSIDSVVAPEDKVTFIKFDIEGAELEGLKGATETIKRDKPKLAICIYHKPNDYYEIGEYIKSLVPEYKAYIRHYYCMAAETVLYCVI
- a CDS encoding radical SAM protein, whose product is MSVHIFPSYCCNFRCNYCVHSLSAEQLREMDFVKQNMSFETYERAVSEFTKQPTPLKALIFAGHGEPLTHPRIADMVKLAKQHNIAERVEIVTNGSLLTREMSDALIEAGLDRMRISLQGCDADAYKRVCGVDVDFNEFVGNNEYFYQQKRETDLYVKIIDIALDEQNDAEKFHKIFDGISDTAVVEHLYPFIRLIDHGTLGGDLTLGKDTEQKAMSVNICAMPFYMAVIMPGGDVGGCCAVEAPVIFGNILRESFSEIWNGDTRREFLRLQIGGRRRNKCCAVCNSPDYGTHDADYLDKDSDKLINLFGGKTLYSEEKHCDKHTD